In a genomic window of Nostoc sp. UHCC 0870:
- a CDS encoding dienelactone hydrolase family protein produces the protein MQITKRNVELRVDDSLMRVYVASPKPSGVYPGILFYSDIYQLGDAMLRLVNYLAGFGYVVAAPEIFHRLEPIGMVIQPDDLGRMRGNNDARRTAIAEYDADCRAMIDFLKGESAVNPNKIGTLGFCIGGHLAFRAAFASEIKASVCCYPTGIPSGKLGKGVADTINRVNEITNEMLLILGTLDPHIPENDRHTIIAALEQAKIPHQVHLYEAEHTFMRDDGYRYDAAASTSAWAEIIAFLRRVF, from the coding sequence GTGCAAATTACTAAGCGTAATGTGGAGTTACGGGTAGATGATAGCTTGATGCGGGTTTATGTTGCTTCTCCTAAACCATCAGGCGTTTACCCTGGGATTTTATTCTACAGTGATATCTATCAGTTGGGTGATGCCATGCTGCGTTTAGTTAACTACTTAGCGGGATTTGGCTATGTGGTAGCAGCACCAGAGATTTTTCATCGTCTTGAACCAATTGGGATGGTGATTCAGCCGGATGATTTGGGGAGAATGCGAGGTAATAATGATGCGCGGCGAACTGCGATCGCAGAATATGATGCTGATTGTCGTGCTATGATTGATTTTCTTAAAGGTGAAAGTGCAGTCAATCCAAACAAAATCGGCACTCTCGGCTTTTGTATCGGTGGTCATTTAGCCTTTAGAGCCGCCTTTGCTAGTGAAATTAAAGCCTCCGTCTGCTGCTACCCTACAGGTATTCCTAGCGGCAAACTAGGTAAAGGAGTCGCTGATACCATCAACCGAGTAAATGAAATCACCAATGAAATGTTATTAATACTGGGTACTCTCGACCCCCACATCCCAGAAAATGACCGCCACACTATAATTGCAGCTTTAGAACAAGCTAAAATTCCTCACCAAGTGCATCTGTATGAAGCAGAACATACATTCATGCGCGACGATGGTTATCGCTACGATGCAGCCGCCTCTACCTCAGCTTGGGCGGAAATTATCGCTTTCTTGAGAAGGGTGTTTTAG
- a CDS encoding aromatic ring-hydroxylating dioxygenase subunit alpha, translated as MLEIKSTVEEMLPGGSDPQSFDWNEAWYPVHYLEDLDKSKPTAFTLLGRDIVIWWDKQSQSWQVFADQCPHRLAQLSEGRINEEGLLECPYHGWSFSGDGNCQRIPQQPEGGQAETSQRACASSLPTTERQGMLFVYAGNPENANKIKIPVIEPLETSPDGWVIINTFRDVPYDALTLLENILDPSHVAFTHHSTVGNRKNAAPLELEVAKSDKHGFKGIWKQGLKPGQTGELSTTFVAPALMWHDINAERGRILTVVYATPIRKGECRLFARFPFKFPSKLPGIFIKLRPRWYYHLGQNGVLEDDQIFLHYQERYLEAKGGSPNFSKAFYLPTKADSFVFELRQWVNNYNAEPFPGEAFPPPIPQEYLLERYYSHTEKCASCRTALARIEQLRFWSGVIAAVSLASSPILSLFLDITSVPVIVLETVTPIIFGAAWLGLTKLRKQFYEGQTVPPRNLKG; from the coding sequence ATGCTAGAGATAAAATCTACCGTAGAGGAAATGTTACCTGGTGGCAGTGACCCGCAGTCTTTTGACTGGAATGAAGCTTGGTATCCTGTCCATTACCTAGAAGATTTAGATAAATCAAAACCAACTGCTTTTACTCTGTTGGGTCGAGATATCGTCATTTGGTGGGACAAGCAATCTCAGTCCTGGCAAGTATTTGCAGACCAGTGTCCCCATCGTCTCGCACAACTTTCTGAAGGCCGAATTAATGAAGAAGGACTGTTAGAGTGTCCTTATCACGGTTGGTCTTTTTCTGGTGATGGCAATTGTCAGCGCATTCCCCAGCAGCCGGAAGGCGGACAAGCGGAGACTTCTCAACGCGCTTGTGCGTCATCATTGCCTACCACTGAACGGCAGGGTATGTTATTTGTGTATGCTGGCAACCCAGAGAACGCTAACAAAATTAAAATTCCTGTTATTGAACCATTAGAAACATCGCCTGATGGGTGGGTTATCATCAATACCTTTAGAGATGTACCTTACGATGCACTCACGCTGCTGGAGAATATACTTGACCCCAGCCATGTTGCTTTCACCCATCACAGCACAGTAGGAAATAGAAAAAACGCCGCACCTTTAGAACTGGAGGTGGCGAAATCTGACAAACACGGTTTTAAAGGCATTTGGAAGCAAGGACTAAAACCTGGACAAACAGGAGAATTATCTACAACCTTTGTTGCACCTGCTTTAATGTGGCACGATATCAACGCGGAACGCGGTAGGATTCTTACCGTTGTCTACGCTACACCCATCCGCAAAGGTGAATGTCGTTTATTCGCCCGTTTTCCCTTTAAGTTTCCTTCCAAACTGCCGGGTATATTTATTAAGTTGAGGCCTCGCTGGTACTATCACCTGGGGCAGAATGGTGTTTTAGAAGATGACCAAATTTTTCTCCACTATCAAGAACGCTATCTAGAAGCAAAAGGCGGTAGTCCGAATTTTTCTAAAGCCTTCTATCTACCGACAAAAGCAGATAGTTTTGTATTTGAATTGCGTCAGTGGGTGAATAATTACAACGCTGAACCGTTCCCAGGAGAAGCTTTCCCGCCACCAATTCCTCAAGAATATTTACTAGAAAGGTATTATTCCCATACAGAAAAGTGTGCCAGTTGTAGAACTGCGTTGGCGAGGATTGAGCAATTAAGGTTCTGGAGTGGCGTAATAGCTGCTGTTTCTTTAGCAAGTAGCCCGATATTGTCGTTATTTTTAGATATCACATCAGTTCCGGTGATAGTTTTGGAGACAGTAACGCCTATTATCTTCGGTGCAGCATGGTTAGGCTTAACCAAACTCCGTAAGCAGTTCTATGAGGGGCAAACTGTACCGCCACGTAATTTGAAGGGATAA
- a CDS encoding DUF1338 domain-containing protein, with protein MKPEIACHLWESLWQEYKARVNYAQTYEQMITAAGGTVANDHIAFRSLRMVVDSPQGHVNLGINYLGQIAEALGYEPVGEYTFPQTHLYARYYHHPQQVEFDLPKLFISELIVDELPDNIAKLIYQTGSTIQHQVTFPFLQKEGDNESITQQLQTAFTRPWKIPLRSTIEAVNQVTQYGAWVLLHGYAVNHFTGYVNRQNTPAYPDIDTTARGLASLGVPMKAEIEGDVTCGLRQTATAAVKEMVTVIDDISGEEIQIPWTYAYYEIAQRYLVEVAPGKQELFQAFLGKNAQQLFEMTRR; from the coding sequence ATGAAGCCTGAAATTGCTTGTCATCTCTGGGAATCACTTTGGCAAGAATACAAAGCCAGAGTTAATTATGCCCAAACTTATGAACAAATGATTACTGCGGCGGGTGGAACAGTCGCCAATGACCATATCGCCTTTCGGTCTTTGCGGATGGTAGTTGATAGTCCTCAAGGTCACGTTAACTTAGGAATCAACTATTTAGGACAAATCGCCGAAGCCTTGGGTTACGAACCAGTTGGGGAATATACTTTTCCTCAAACTCACCTTTATGCTCGTTACTATCACCATCCACAACAAGTAGAATTTGATTTACCCAAGCTGTTTATTAGTGAGTTAATTGTAGATGAATTACCTGATAATATTGCCAAACTAATTTATCAAACCGGCTCTACAATTCAGCATCAAGTGACTTTTCCCTTCCTACAAAAAGAGGGTGATAATGAAAGTATTACTCAACAACTCCAAACAGCTTTTACTCGTCCTTGGAAAATTCCTCTACGTTCTACAATAGAAGCAGTAAATCAAGTTACTCAATATGGTGCTTGGGTGCTGTTACATGGTTACGCTGTCAATCATTTTACTGGCTACGTTAACCGCCAAAATACGCCAGCATACCCAGATATAGATACTACTGCTCGTGGTTTGGCTAGTTTGGGTGTACCGATGAAAGCAGAAATTGAGGGTGATGTTACCTGTGGTTTACGTCAAACCGCCACCGCAGCAGTGAAGGAAATGGTGACAGTCATTGATGATATTAGCGGTGAAGAAATACAAATTCCTTGGACTTATGCCTATTATGAAATTGCCCAACGTTATTTAGTAGAAGTAGCACCAGGTAAGCAAGAACTTTTTCAGGCTTTCTTAGGGAAAAACGCCCAACAATTGTTTGAAATGACGCGACGTTAA
- a CDS encoding acetyl ornithine aminotransferase family protein has product MLSIPINQSLPRAPHLVTSLPGKKALAIVERDRTVTSPSYTRDYPLVVARGEGCMLEDVDGNVFLDMTAGIAVTATGHAHPEVVKEIQSQAARLLHMSGTDFYYEPMVELAEHLAIRAPFPHGGRVFFTNSGAESNEGAMKLARYYTKRSLIVAFLGAFHGRTYGAMSLTGSKTVQRAHFGPLVPGITHIPYGTHASLDQLEQQLFNTILPPQEIAAIIVEPIQGEGGYIVPEDGFLARIRDICNRHGILMVVDEVQSGMGRTGRLFAIEHWGVMPDIITTAKGLASGLPLGAILARPELMTWPPGSHATTFGGNPVACVAAITTLRLLDSGLMSNATEMGELLKAGLTKLHETFPRMSPPRGIGLMVAVDLFDADGNYDIRLRDRIIQSAFLHGLLLLGCGKAAIRFCPPLVIESDQIQTALDILAEILHLERE; this is encoded by the coding sequence ATGTTAAGTATCCCCATTAATCAATCTTTACCTCGTGCGCCGCATTTGGTGACATCCTTACCAGGAAAGAAAGCTTTAGCTATTGTAGAACGCGATCGCACCGTAACTTCCCCTTCTTACACCCGCGACTATCCCCTAGTGGTGGCTCGTGGCGAGGGTTGTATGCTAGAAGACGTAGACGGCAACGTATTTCTAGATATGACCGCAGGTATTGCTGTCACCGCCACCGGTCACGCCCACCCGGAAGTAGTCAAGGAAATTCAGTCACAGGCGGCGCGGCTGTTGCATATGTCGGGGACGGATTTTTACTATGAACCGATGGTAGAACTCGCCGAACATTTAGCCATTCGCGCCCCCTTTCCCCACGGTGGGAGGGTATTTTTCACCAACTCCGGCGCAGAGTCTAACGAAGGAGCGATGAAACTAGCTCGATATTACACCAAGCGATCGCTCATCGTGGCCTTTTTAGGTGCATTTCATGGACGCACCTACGGCGCAATGTCTCTAACTGGTTCTAAAACAGTCCAACGCGCCCATTTCGGGCCATTAGTTCCAGGGATAACTCATATTCCCTACGGGACTCACGCCAGTCTTGACCAGCTAGAACAACAGTTATTTAACACCATCCTACCGCCCCAGGAAATAGCCGCCATTATAGTAGAACCCATTCAAGGCGAAGGTGGTTACATAGTCCCTGAAGATGGATTTTTAGCCAGAATCCGGGATATCTGCAATCGTCACGGCATCTTAATGGTAGTCGATGAAGTGCAATCAGGTATGGGACGCACCGGACGCTTATTTGCCATTGAGCATTGGGGTGTAATGCCTGATATTATTACCACAGCCAAAGGTCTAGCCAGTGGTTTACCATTAGGTGCAATTCTCGCCCGTCCTGAATTAATGACCTGGCCACCTGGTTCTCACGCCACCACCTTTGGCGGAAACCCTGTAGCTTGTGTAGCAGCTATTACGACGTTGCGACTATTAGATAGTGGCTTGATGAGTAACGCTACGGAAATGGGAGAACTGCTAAAAGCTGGACTGACAAAACTGCATGAAACATTTCCCAGAATGTCCCCACCGAGAGGCATAGGCTTGATGGTAGCAGTCGATTTATTTGATGCAGATGGAAATTATGATATCAGATTGCGCGATCGCATCATTCAATCCGCCTTCTTACACGGTCTGCTATTGCTGGGTTGTGGTAAAGCCGCAATTCGTTTCTGTCCACCCCTAGTTATTGAAAGCGACCAAATTCAAACCGCCTTGGATATTCTCGCTGAGATTTTGCATTTGGAAAGGGAATAG
- a CDS encoding tetratricopeptide repeat protein encodes MKFVGRDEELQELHELLQENNQVAIAAILGMGGLGKTELALQYAMTQRENYKGGLCWLQAKVEDVGVQLVRFARTQLDLNPPEDVDLPAQVQYCWRNWREGNVLLVVDDVTDYQQIKPYLQGASSRFKVLMTTRQKLGAAIKQLSLDVLQPDAALELLRSLLAETPGRIERELDVAKQLCEWLGYLPLGLELVGRYLAKKQDLSLLKMMGRLKQKRLEQPATVNPEADMTAQRGIKAAFELSWQELAEDDRLLGCVLSLFATAPIPWNLVEQCLPEKDEDELEEIRDDKLLNLHLLQRKGEGIYQIHPLLREFFQSKFTGLEQAEEFKRSFCQVMVAVAKQIPETPTLEEINAVSLAIPHITEVANNLIQYVSDEDLISPFFGLGYFYEGQGLYTQAEPWYQQCLSTVQNRLGDNHPDVATSLNNLAALYESQGKYDQAESLYLEALELRQRLLGDNHPDVASSLNNLALLYYSQGKYDQAEPLYLQALELYKRLLGDNHPHVATSLNNLALLYESQGKYDQAEPLYLQALELYKRLLGDNHPHVATSLNNLALLYESQGKYDQAEPLYLEALELRQRLLGDNHPDVASSLNNLALLYYSQGKYDQAEPLYLQALELYKRLLGDNHPHVATSLNNLAGLYESQGKYDQAEPLYLEALELRQRLLGDNHPDVASSLNNLAGLYNSQGKYDQAEPLYLQALELRQRLLGDNHPDVANSLNNLALLYYSQGLYQRAEFLYSQALNILERSLGANHPNTVTVRENLAILRDCL; translated from the coding sequence GTGAAATTTGTGGGACGTGATGAAGAACTGCAAGAACTCCATGAACTATTGCAGGAAAATAACCAAGTAGCTATTGCGGCTATTTTGGGAATGGGTGGACTGGGTAAAACAGAACTCGCCTTGCAATATGCCATGACACAGCGCGAAAACTACAAAGGTGGACTGTGCTGGTTACAGGCGAAAGTTGAGGATGTGGGCGTTCAATTGGTGCGGTTTGCCAGGACTCAGCTTGATTTAAACCCACCAGAAGATGTTGATTTACCTGCACAAGTACAATACTGCTGGCGGAATTGGCGTGAGGGTAATGTGCTGCTGGTGGTGGATGATGTTACAGATTACCAGCAAATCAAACCTTACCTACAGGGCGCATCTTCCAGATTTAAAGTGTTGATGACTACGCGCCAAAAGTTAGGTGCAGCCATCAAGCAATTATCTTTAGATGTATTACAACCAGATGCAGCATTGGAGTTGTTACGGTCTTTGCTGGCAGAAACACCAGGGCGAATTGAGAGAGAATTAGATGTAGCAAAACAGTTGTGTGAATGGCTGGGATATTTGCCTTTGGGTTTAGAGTTGGTGGGGCGATATTTAGCGAAAAAACAAGATTTGTCCCTATTGAAAATGATGGGGCGATTAAAGCAAAAGCGATTAGAACAACCGGCAACTGTCAACCCAGAAGCAGATATGACAGCACAACGGGGAATAAAAGCCGCCTTTGAGTTGAGTTGGCAGGAATTAGCAGAGGATGATAGGCTATTAGGCTGTGTACTCAGTTTATTTGCAACCGCACCCATACCCTGGAACTTAGTAGAACAGTGCTTACCAGAGAAAGATGAGGATGAGTTAGAAGAAATTCGTGATGATAAATTATTGAATCTGCATTTACTCCAGCGCAAAGGTGAAGGAATCTATCAAATACATCCCCTACTGCGGGAATTTTTCCAATCTAAGTTTACAGGTTTAGAGCAAGCAGAGGAATTTAAGCGATCGTTTTGTCAGGTAATGGTAGCAGTTGCTAAACAAATTCCTGAGACTCCTACCCTTGAAGAAATTAACGCTGTTTCCCTTGCCATACCACACATAACTGAAGTAGCAAACAATCTCATTCAATATGTCAGTGATGAAGATTTAATTTCGCCTTTCTTCGGCTTGGGTTATTTCTATGAAGGACAAGGGTTATATACCCAAGCCGAACCTTGGTATCAGCAGTGTTTATCAACAGTACAAAACCGCTTGGGAGACAATCATCCCGATGTCGCCACCAGCCTCAACAACTTGGCAGCACTCTACGAATCCCAAGGAAAGTACGACCAAGCCGAATCCCTGTATCTCGAAGCTTTAGAACTTAGACAACGCCTGCTGGGAGACAATCATCCCGATGTCGCCTCTAGCCTCAACAACTTGGCATTACTCTACTATTCCCAAGGAAAGTACGACCAAGCCGAACCCCTGTATCTCCAAGCTTTAGAACTCTATAAACGCCTGCTGGGAGACAATCATCCCCATGTCGCCACTAGCCTCAACAACTTGGCATTACTCTACGAATCCCAAGGAAAGTACGACCAAGCCGAACCCCTGTATCTCCAAGCCTTAGAACTTTATAAACGCCTGCTGGGAGACAATCATCCCCATGTCGCCACTAGCCTCAACAACTTGGCATTACTCTACGAATCCCAAGGAAAGTACGACCAAGCCGAACCCCTGTATCTCGAAGCTTTAGAACTTAGACAACGCCTGCTGGGAGACAATCATCCCGATGTCGCCTCTAGCCTCAACAACTTGGCATTACTCTACTATTCCCAAGGAAAGTACGACCAAGCCGAACCCCTGTATCTCCAAGCTTTAGAACTTTATAAACGCCTGCTGGGAGACAATCATCCCCATGTCGCCACTAGCCTCAACAACTTGGCTGGACTCTACGAATCCCAAGGAAAGTACGACCAAGCCGAACCCCTGTATCTCGAAGCTTTAGAACTTAGACAACGCCTGCTGGGAGACAATCATCCCGATGTCGCCTCTAGCCTCAACAACTTGGCTGGACTCTACAATTCCCAAGGAAAGTACGACCAAGCCGAACCCCTGTATCTCCAAGCTTTAGAACTCAGACAACGCCTGCTGGGAGACAATCATCCCGATGTCGCCAACAGCCTCAACAACTTGGCATTACTCTACTATTCCCAAGGACTCTACCAGCGAGCCGAATTTCTGTATTCCCAAGCTTTGAATATTTTAGAGCGAAGTTTAGGAGCGAATCATCCTAATACTGTGACTGTGCGTGAGAATTTAGCAATTTTACGCGATTGTCTCTAA
- a CDS encoding ROK family protein: MVEDNGSIRTLSVDIGGSGVKAMVLDIAGNPVTERARVDTPQPATPEVVINAIMVLAAAQGEFHRVSVGFPGVVRCGVTETAVNLHSYWIGFDLETALLQQLNKPVRVINDADMQGFGAIKGKGVELVITLGTGFGSALFVDGKLVPNMEMGHHQFRKDETYEEQLGRATLEKVGQKKWNRRLEKAIASLQKLFNYDYLYIGGGEAVKVNFQLPLNVRLIPNITGLLGGIALWRE; the protein is encoded by the coding sequence ATGGTTGAAGATAATGGTTCAATTCGTACTTTATCCGTTGATATTGGCGGTAGTGGTGTGAAAGCGATGGTGTTGGATATTGCGGGAAATCCTGTGACAGAAAGGGCGCGTGTGGATACACCCCAACCTGCAACACCAGAGGTAGTCATCAATGCCATTATGGTATTAGCAGCTGCCCAAGGTGAATTCCATCGGGTTTCCGTGGGGTTTCCTGGTGTAGTGCGCTGTGGTGTCACAGAAACAGCCGTCAACTTACATTCATATTGGATTGGGTTTGACTTAGAAACAGCATTGTTACAACAACTAAATAAACCTGTGCGGGTGATTAACGATGCGGATATGCAAGGCTTTGGGGCAATTAAAGGTAAAGGTGTAGAATTGGTGATTACTTTAGGTACAGGCTTTGGTTCGGCTTTGTTTGTGGATGGTAAATTAGTACCGAACATGGAAATGGGACATCATCAGTTTCGGAAAGATGAAACTTACGAAGAACAGCTAGGAAGGGCGACTTTAGAGAAAGTTGGGCAAAAAAAATGGAATCGTCGTTTAGAAAAGGCGATCGCATCTTTGCAAAAGCTGTTTAATTATGATTATCTCTATATTGGCGGCGGTGAAGCAGTCAAAGTAAATTTTCAGCTACCTTTAAATGTCCGACTCATTCCTAATATCACTGGGTTACTTGGTGGTATTGCTTTGTGGAGAGAGTAG
- a CDS encoding choice-of-anchor Y domain-containing protein codes for MASPTILNSYPVSSQDNRDNILVVIDSAVNDYQLLMEGIEPAAQVIILDNQQDGITQITTAIYKNSITSLQLIAHGSSGSLQLGNTALNLENLHTYQQQLKQWQVADILIYGCEVAAAETGKTFLNQLHQLTGANIAASPGKVGNSQQGGSWELVVRIGLISSSLAIKPEVQQNYPNVLIIVNNAPILDNTGNLAFTAITEDVLADNNSGDIVADIINSVISDIDTNAVKGIAVTYVDNSNGTWQYTLNGTTWNSFGTPNLVTARLLGANATTKIRFLPNANFSGTSEINFYAWDQTTGIAGSTANILAGTGGTTAFSTAYEGASITVTSVNDTAPNLTAGTPTLQNIDEDIPLISNKGSSLADLINGLISDSDPDPQGIAVTGVDNSNGKWQYSLDGGTNWIDFGTVSDNSATVLSARVKLYDGSLNSLPTPQGWLKFGTSAAIAPLLGVGGIQSLISGGTQLNSNTTAASPFTQLSGTSGYSNYNSYTPVLFNQSFPELDPVKGFTVSFDVKINSNQNTSDDNGDSIIDRAGFSVIVVTKDKTKAIELGFWTDEIWAQTATPLFTHSTTERAFRDTTTTPATRYDLVIENNTYTLFAAGSSNPILSGNLRDYSAFNHTTGAPSPINSLPYDAYETPNFIFFGDNTTSATAISELTRIELQTKTRVRFVPDADYNGQASLTFRAWDESNGVASGTTGVNAAVNGSSTAFSSNTQTTSITVNSVNDAPAIANSIADQIATAGSAFNFTFAADTFNDVDIQDTLIYIATLENGDPLPNWLTFDSNTRNFTGTPPTAGNFNIKVTAKDQANASVEDVFVLTVAPLQITQLVNSTNDIFQISSFQKTTKLQVSLTGRNSQLVNELAVFTVDDDNGTINGIAAGAAGYIQAAIARSAVIFSAIANIPNGFDSNNLTRTLEFSTNEKFRFALIKNNTFDAVKAGSASSADIIFSNTSSQKITDLGNNVFSLGWRDSSNNNVSEFNNLVVNVQATDNLLPLGTGLQNNSQGEMIDLRGISGTVNAEFSVYREASYDSFVGFYQVTGVNGGIDTNNDGVEDILPGQAGYIQAAINQRVAGINLTVNNQATATYNSSFSGGGIFVPFIIVNGRPEALLDSNTSNDPAVYFPFLGANSDKSDHIRLLGNNIFGFEDLPNLGDKDYNDVIVKVDLSITSIS; via the coding sequence ATGGCATCTCCCACAATATTAAATTCATATCCAGTCTCAAGCCAAGACAATCGTGACAACATCTTAGTCGTCATTGACTCAGCAGTGAATGACTATCAACTGCTAATGGAGGGTATTGAGCCAGCAGCACAAGTCATCATCTTGGATAACCAACAAGATGGCATTACTCAAATCACAACAGCTATCTATAAAAACAGTATTACCAGCTTACAACTGATAGCACATGGTAGTTCTGGCAGCTTGCAACTAGGTAACACTGCACTAAACTTAGAAAATCTCCACACCTACCAACAGCAACTAAAGCAATGGCAAGTAGCAGACATCCTCATTTATGGATGTGAAGTAGCAGCCGCAGAAACGGGAAAAACTTTTTTAAACCAACTACACCAACTTACAGGGGCAAATATCGCCGCCTCCCCAGGGAAAGTAGGTAATAGCCAACAGGGGGGAAGTTGGGAATTAGTAGTAAGAATTGGACTGATATCATCTAGTTTAGCGATCAAGCCAGAAGTTCAGCAAAATTATCCAAATGTCCTAATTATCGTTAACAATGCGCCAATACTAGACAACACAGGAAATCTAGCCTTCACAGCAATTACAGAAGACGTGCTTGCTGACAATAACTCAGGAGATATAGTTGCTGACATCATTAACAGTGTAATTAGCGACATTGATACAAATGCTGTCAAAGGCATCGCTGTCACCTACGTCGATAACAGCAACGGTACATGGCAATATACCCTCAATGGCACTACTTGGAATAGCTTCGGCACTCCCAATTTAGTTACAGCCCGGTTGCTGGGGGCAAATGCTACTACCAAAATTCGCTTTCTTCCCAACGCCAACTTCAGTGGCACTTCTGAGATTAACTTCTACGCTTGGGATCAAACAACAGGTATAGCAGGTAGCACAGCGAATATTTTGGCTGGTACAGGTGGTACAACAGCTTTCAGTACAGCCTACGAAGGAGCATCAATTACCGTTACTTCCGTTAACGACACTGCACCAAACCTGACTGCTGGTACTCCCACTCTACAAAATATTGATGAGGATATACCCCTTATCAGTAACAAGGGTAGCTCACTTGCTGACCTAATAAATGGCTTAATTAGCGACAGTGACCCAGACCCCCAAGGTATTGCTGTCACTGGGGTAGACAACAGCAATGGCAAATGGCAATACTCTCTAGATGGCGGTACTAACTGGATAGACTTTGGTACAGTCTCCGATAACTCAGCTACAGTCCTCAGTGCTAGGGTAAAACTCTACGACGGCTCATTAAATAGTTTACCCACTCCCCAAGGCTGGCTTAAGTTTGGCACTTCGGCTGCTATTGCACCTCTACTTGGCGTTGGCGGTATTCAATCTCTGATTAGTGGTGGTACTCAGTTAAACAGCAACACAACAGCTGCTTCCCCATTCACACAATTAAGTGGGACATCTGGTTACAGCAATTATAATTCTTACACCCCAGTTCTATTTAACCAATCTTTTCCTGAGCTTGACCCTGTTAAGGGCTTTACGGTTAGCTTTGATGTTAAAATTAACAGTAACCAAAACACCAGTGATGATAACGGTGACAGTATTATAGACCGTGCTGGATTTAGCGTCATTGTTGTCACCAAAGACAAGACTAAAGCAATTGAACTTGGCTTCTGGACAGATGAAATTTGGGCGCAGACAGCTACCCCACTATTTACCCACAGCACAACGGAACGGGCATTTAGAGATACAACTACTACCCCAGCCACCCGTTATGATTTAGTCATTGAAAACAACACTTATACGCTATTCGCTGCGGGTTCATCTAACCCTATTTTGAGTGGTAATCTCCGTGATTACAGTGCGTTTAATCATACTACTGGCGCACCATCTCCAATTAATTCTCTACCTTACGATGCTTACGAAACACCTAATTTCATTTTCTTTGGCGATAATACTACCTCTGCAACAGCGATTAGTGAACTCACACGGATAGAATTACAGACAAAAACCAGAGTTAGGTTTGTCCCCGACGCTGACTATAACGGCCAAGCTAGTCTTACCTTCCGCGCCTGGGATGAGTCCAATGGAGTTGCAAGCGGTACGACAGGAGTAAATGCTGCGGTTAATGGAAGTAGCACAGCTTTTAGTAGTAATACTCAGACTACTAGCATCACAGTTAACTCAGTCAACGATGCGCCTGCGATCGCTAATAGTATAGCCGATCAAATAGCCACCGCAGGTTCAGCCTTTAACTTTACCTTTGCTGCCGACACTTTCAATGATGTAGATATTCAGGACACCCTCATATACATCGCCACCCTAGAAAATGGCGACCCCTTACCCAATTGGTTAACCTTTGACTCCAATACACGCAACTTCACCGGCACACCTCCCACTGCTGGTAATTTCAATATCAAAGTAACTGCCAAAGATCAGGCTAATGCTTCTGTAGAGGATGTGTTTGTTTTGACAGTTGCACCACTCCAAATTACACAGTTAGTTAATAGCACTAATGATATCTTCCAAATCAGTAGTTTCCAAAAGACTACTAAATTGCAAGTTTCCCTCACAGGACGAAATTCTCAATTAGTGAATGAATTGGCAGTGTTTACTGTTGATGATGATAATGGCACAATCAACGGTATTGCTGCCGGTGCAGCAGGTTACATTCAAGCAGCTATAGCCAGAAGTGCAGTAATTTTCTCTGCTATTGCGAATATTCCCAACGGATTTGATAGTAACAATTTGACTCGAACTCTAGAATTTTCTACCAATGAAAAATTCAGATTTGCTTTGATCAAAAATAATACTTTTGATGCTGTTAAAGCTGGTTCTGCCAGTTCTGCAGATATCATATTCTCTAATACCTCTAGCCAAAAGATTACAGATTTAGGAAATAATGTCTTCTCTCTGGGTTGGCGGGATAGTTCTAATAACAATGTCAGTGAATTTAATAACCTGGTGGTGAATGTTCAAGCTACAGATAATCTCCTACCCTTGGGTACAGGGCTGCAAAATAATTCTCAAGGTGAGATGATTGATTTAAGGGGGATTAGTGGTACTGTAAATGCAGAATTTAGCGTTTACCGAGAAGCATCCTATGACAGTTTTGTAGGCTTTTATCAGGTGACTGGTGTTAATGGTGGCATTGATACTAATAATGATGGTGTAGAGGATATTCTCCCTGGACAAGCTGGTTATATCCAAGCTGCTATCAATCAACGGGTTGCAGGGATAAATTTAACAGTGAATAACCAAGCTACCGCCACTTATAATAGTTCTTTTTCGGGTGGGGGGATTTTTGTTCCATTTATTATTGTCAATGGTAGACCCGAAGCTTTACTAGATAGTAACACCAGTAATGATCCGGCGGTTTATTTCCCCTTTTTGGGTGCTAACTCCGACAAGAGTGACCATATTCGCTTGTTAGGTAATAATATCTTTGGTTTTGAGGATTTACCTAATCTGGGCGATAAAGACTACAATGACGTGATTGTTAAAGTTGATTTAAGTATAACTAGTATAAGTTAG